The Megasphaera stantonii genome includes a window with the following:
- the ilvN gene encoding acetolactate synthase small subunit, translating into MMRQHLAILADNKPGVLTHVAGLISRRAINIECINAGYTEEPDVTRINIVVSVENRWELDQAVNQLAKLIDVIKVVNLDDAPLVSYELAMVKVKCDTPAVRDELTNIANLFHAKVVDVQRDSLIFRLTGREDHIEALLRMLDDYEVIEIARTGQISLSRGVIPVKQMRMR; encoded by the coding sequence ATGATGAGACAGCACTTGGCTATTTTAGCCGACAATAAACCGGGCGTACTCACCCACGTGGCCGGCCTCATCAGCCGCCGGGCCATCAATATCGAATGCATCAACGCCGGCTATACGGAAGAGCCGGACGTGACGCGCATCAACATCGTCGTATCCGTCGAAAACCGCTGGGAGCTCGATCAGGCCGTCAACCAGCTGGCCAAGCTCATCGACGTCATCAAGGTCGTCAATCTGGACGACGCGCCTCTCGTCAGCTACGAGCTGGCTATGGTCAAGGTAAAATGCGATACGCCGGCTGTGCGGGACGAGCTGACCAATATTGCCAACTTGTTCCACGCCAAGGTCGTCGACGTACAGCGCGACTCCCTGATTTTCCGCCTGACAGGACGGGAAGACCATATCGAGGCGCTGCTGCGGATGCTCGACGACTACGAGGTCATTGAAATCGCCAGGACGGGGCAGATTTCCTTGTCCCGCGGCGTCATCCCCGTCAAGCAGATGCGCATGAGATAA
- the ilvB gene encoding biosynthetic-type acetolactate synthase large subunit, translated as MKMTGAQAIIESLKREQVQVVFGYPGGSVLTLYDELYKAKFPHILTGHEQGAVHAADGYARATGKAGVCFATSGPGVCNMVTGIATANMDSIPLVVISGQVATTLIGRDSFQEADISGITTPITKHNYLVKNVKDLPRVLREAFYIATTGRPGPVLVDVAKDVFDAEFDYEYPETVELRGYSGVYTGQAYDIDRTVAALEQAKRPVLLTGGGIILADMAAPLWDVVQKTQVPVITSLMGKGAVPDSYDAHLGMVGMHGSYAANMAVTKCDLLIAVGTRFDDRITGDVENFAPNAQIVHFDIDKVEINKIVHADISVNGDLRWSLPLFAEKVRQSDVDFAAQFADWRKEVLAMNEAHPFATRDLPDAVSPQKLFEAVNSRLGADDFVVTDVGQHQMWAAQFCDISKPRHFITSGGLGTMGYGLPAAMGAKLGCSGSTVLLFTGDGSIMMNCQEFATLHKYGVDVKVIVLHNSVLGMVNQWQRLFYGQHYSQSVIADNPDITAVSGAMGVPGRTVRKPEELAQGLDWLFAAEGAALLDVYIPADENVYPMVPGGKRLDEMVLRGEAQ; from the coding sequence ATGAAAATGACCGGAGCACAAGCGATCATCGAAAGCTTGAAACGTGAACAAGTACAAGTCGTCTTCGGCTATCCCGGCGGATCTGTTCTGACCTTGTACGATGAATTATACAAAGCCAAATTTCCCCATATTTTAACAGGCCACGAACAGGGCGCCGTCCACGCCGCCGACGGCTACGCCAGGGCGACGGGCAAGGCGGGCGTATGCTTCGCCACGTCGGGCCCCGGCGTGTGCAACATGGTCACGGGTATTGCGACGGCCAACATGGACTCTATCCCTCTCGTCGTCATCAGCGGACAGGTCGCGACGACTCTTATCGGTCGCGACTCCTTCCAGGAAGCCGACATTTCGGGGATTACGACGCCGATTACGAAGCACAACTACCTGGTAAAGAACGTCAAGGATCTGCCCCGGGTGCTGCGGGAAGCCTTTTACATCGCCACGACGGGCCGGCCCGGCCCGGTCCTCGTCGACGTAGCCAAGGACGTATTCGACGCCGAGTTCGACTATGAATATCCCGAAACGGTAGAGCTGCGGGGCTACAGCGGCGTATACACGGGGCAGGCCTACGACATCGACCGTACCGTAGCGGCGCTGGAACAGGCGAAACGTCCCGTCCTTCTGACGGGCGGCGGCATCATCCTCGCCGATATGGCCGCTCCCCTGTGGGACGTCGTCCAGAAGACGCAGGTGCCGGTTATTACGTCCCTCATGGGCAAGGGGGCCGTACCCGATTCGTACGACGCCCATCTGGGCATGGTAGGCATGCACGGCTCGTATGCCGCCAACATGGCTGTGACGAAATGCGACCTGCTCATCGCCGTAGGCACGCGGTTTGACGACCGCATTACAGGTGACGTGGAAAACTTTGCGCCCAACGCCCAGATCGTCCATTTCGACATCGACAAGGTAGAAATCAACAAGATCGTTCATGCCGACATCAGCGTCAACGGCGACCTTCGCTGGTCCCTGCCGCTGTTCGCCGAAAAGGTACGGCAAAGCGATGTCGATTTCGCCGCCCAGTTTGCCGACTGGCGGAAAGAGGTCCTGGCTATGAACGAGGCCCATCCCTTTGCGACGCGGGATCTTCCCGATGCCGTATCGCCGCAGAAGCTGTTCGAAGCCGTCAACAGCCGTTTGGGCGCAGACGACTTCGTCGTCACCGACGTAGGCCAGCATCAGATGTGGGCCGCCCAGTTCTGCGACATTTCCAAGCCTCGTCACTTCATTACCTCCGGCGGCTTGGGGACTATGGGCTACGGCTTGCCGGCGGCCATGGGGGCCAAGCTGGGATGCTCTGGCTCGACGGTTCTGTTGTTTACCGGCGACGGCAGCATCATGATGAACTGCCAGGAATTTGCGACGCTCCATAAGTACGGCGTCGACGTCAAGGTCATCGTCCTGCACAACAGCGTCCTCGGCATGGTAAACCAGTGGCAGCGCCTGTTTTATGGCCAGCATTATTCCCAGTCGGTCATCGCTGACAACCCGGATATTACGGCCGTATCGGGAGCCATGGGCGTGCCGGGGCGGACTGTCCGCAAGCCTGAAGAACTGGCCCAGGGCCTGGACTGGCTCTTTGCCGCCGAAGGGGCGGCGCTGCTGGACGTCTACATTCCGGCCGATGAAAACGTATATCCCATGGTACCAGGCGGCAAGCGCCTGGACGAAATGGTCTTAAGAGGAGAAGCACAATGA
- the ilvC gene encoding ketol-acid reductoisomerase: protein MAKVFYDQDVNWDVMHGKKVAIVGYGSQGHAHALNLKESGVDVVVGLYAGSKSAEKAKAAGLEVKTVAEAVKEADITMILIPDEKQADVYNAEIGPNLKSGSALAFAHGFNIHFKQIVPPADVDVFMVAPKGPGHLVRRTFVEGGGVPDVFAVEQDATGQCFDIALAYARGIGGTRAGVIQTTFQEETETDLFGEQAVLCGGICQLITNGFETLVAAGYQPEIAYFETFHEMKLIVDLMYEGGMAKMRKSISDTAEYGDYTAGPKVIPAESKAAMQKILSDIQDGTFAKDWLLENKAGGRAHFMAMRRQHAEHPIEQVGAKLRDMMPWLHENDTND from the coding sequence ATGGCAAAGGTATTTTATGATCAGGACGTAAATTGGGATGTCATGCACGGCAAAAAGGTAGCCATCGTCGGCTACGGCAGCCAGGGCCACGCGCACGCGCTGAACCTGAAGGAAAGCGGCGTCGACGTCGTCGTCGGCTTGTACGCAGGCAGCAAATCTGCTGAAAAAGCAAAAGCCGCAGGCCTGGAAGTCAAAACAGTAGCTGAAGCGGTCAAGGAAGCGGACATCACGATGATCCTCATTCCCGACGAAAAGCAGGCCGACGTATACAACGCCGAAATCGGGCCGAACTTGAAATCCGGCAGCGCCCTGGCCTTTGCCCACGGCTTCAACATCCACTTTAAGCAGATCGTGCCGCCGGCCGACGTCGACGTATTCATGGTAGCGCCGAAGGGGCCGGGCCATCTCGTACGCCGTACCTTCGTAGAAGGCGGCGGCGTTCCCGACGTATTCGCCGTCGAACAGGACGCGACGGGCCAGTGCTTTGACATCGCCCTCGCTTATGCCCGCGGCATCGGCGGCACCCGGGCCGGCGTCATCCAGACGACCTTCCAGGAAGAAACGGAAACGGACTTGTTCGGCGAACAGGCCGTCCTCTGCGGCGGTATCTGCCAGCTCATCACCAACGGCTTCGAAACGCTCGTCGCCGCAGGCTATCAGCCGGAAATCGCCTACTTTGAAACGTTCCACGAAATGAAGCTCATCGTCGACCTCATGTACGAAGGTGGCATGGCCAAGATGCGCAAGTCCATCAGCGACACGGCAGAATACGGCGACTACACAGCCGGCCCGAAGGTCATCCCGGCCGAATCAAAGGCGGCTATGCAGAAGATCCTGAGCGACATCCAGGACGGCACCTTCGCCAAGGACTGGCTCCTGGAAAACAAGGCCGGCGGCCGGGCTCACTTCATGGCGATGCGCCGCCAGCACGCGGAACACCCGATCGAACAGGTCGGCGCGAAGCTGCGCGACATGATGCCGTGGCTTCATGAAAACGACACCAACGACTAA
- a CDS encoding ATP-binding protein → MNYPDLRGLLVCREFLSDPVLLIMGEYLLSSDNVNKRNAAAAALLAAAERLGLSGNVWRQYLLYLLCRGNNIAATAIEDCGSYGAGLLRALQKDMHLLRPYLQAKPSDFRFDAFLDDYEPAAPKEYEFLQALTEAMDGADAAQMAEALLHHYKAYGRGDMARYMAFYLLPSGELKGIETFRHREWDDLIGYAVQKEKLLRNTVNFIEGRQANNVLLTGARGTGKSTAVKALVYKFHKEGLRLVQVERGQMKKLPPLMEHLSAIKSKKFILFFDDLSFDEDEKEYKYLKSVIDGGIIPQPDNVVIYATSNRRHLLKETWRDRRDDLDEVYRDDSQNESISLSDRFGLIIHYAAPTQDEYLQIIDHELRKAGVVLEAHELRILGLRWEMEHSGRNGRIARQFVRWYLGNQT, encoded by the coding sequence ATGAATTATCCTGATTTGCGGGGATTGCTGGTGTGCCGGGAATTTTTGTCCGACCCGGTGTTGTTGATTATGGGGGAATATTTGCTGAGTTCGGACAACGTCAATAAGCGGAATGCCGCGGCTGCGGCGCTGCTGGCAGCGGCAGAACGGCTTGGCTTATCGGGGAATGTTTGGCGGCAGTATCTGCTGTACCTGCTGTGCCGCGGCAACAACATCGCCGCGACGGCTATCGAGGACTGCGGTTCCTACGGGGCGGGGCTGCTGCGGGCTTTGCAGAAGGACATGCATTTGCTGCGGCCTTACTTGCAGGCCAAGCCTTCTGATTTCCGCTTCGACGCCTTTTTGGACGACTACGAGCCTGCTGCTCCGAAGGAATACGAGTTTTTGCAGGCCTTGACGGAGGCCATGGACGGGGCCGACGCGGCGCAGATGGCCGAAGCCCTGCTCCATCACTACAAGGCCTACGGCCGGGGCGATATGGCCCGGTATATGGCCTTTTACCTGCTGCCGTCAGGAGAGCTGAAGGGCATCGAGACGTTCCGCCATCGCGAGTGGGACGACCTCATCGGCTATGCCGTGCAGAAGGAAAAGCTCCTGCGCAATACAGTCAATTTCATCGAAGGGCGGCAGGCCAACAACGTCCTCCTGACGGGAGCCCGCGGCACGGGGAAATCGACGGCCGTCAAGGCCTTGGTGTACAAATTTCACAAGGAGGGCCTGCGCCTCGTCCAGGTCGAACGGGGACAGATGAAGAAGCTGCCGCCTCTCATGGAGCATCTCAGCGCCATCAAGAGCAAGAAGTTCATCCTCTTTTTCGACGACCTGTCTTTCGACGAGGACGAAAAGGAATACAAATACCTGAAATCGGTCATCGACGGCGGCATTATCCCACAGCCGGATAACGTGGTCATCTACGCCACGTCCAACCGCCGCCATCTGCTCAAGGAAACGTGGCGCGACCGGCGCGACGATCTGGACGAGGTATACCGCGACGACAGCCAGAACGAATCCATTTCCCTGTCGGACCGCTTCGGCCTCATCATCCACTACGCCGCGCCGACGCAGGACGAGTATCTGCAGATCATCGACCACGAGCTGCGCAAGGCCGGCGTTGTCCTGGAGGCTCACGAGCTGCGCATCCTGGGATTGCGCTGGGAAATGGAACATTCAGGCCGCAACGGCCGCATCGCCCGCCAGTTTGTCCGCTGGTACCTTGGAAATCAAACATGA
- a CDS encoding ESPR-type extended signal peptide-containing protein: protein MNKIYKIIWSKTKQRYVVVSELAHSCAKRTGRTLGKSAAALMAVLALTAGVGVVPVWAAENDTWTGSTDNNGNYSAYLDEENNVSNPSTNVNNFIIGDGNKLTGLSNHPTSNNSIFGKHNIIDQSSDNVIKGKENNLKYLDQSKVFGNDNSFIGNMSNDDDSVLVIGDNNSNNSNNNAYLTNSFIIGSDNVWKGTTQNSIILGNDNSLNSGDNYTIIGNNMMVGGTSNTTSSVMIGNETKGAHSNVIIGYQAAAYNDEKDTYANNSVVIGTMAKATASSTLVIGRSSAVNASYVAALGNRLSVGDSIESVAVGEWATIHDEADNAIAIGGSGGGYVEGRTEIKDGAKAAIAIGGSATIGENAVQAIAIGGVTSPMTTAPTDITQIKDGASYSAAFGSGANVGVNSEQSLALGYLATIGDEVNFSTTLGSYSSVNALGGTALGYNSSVNSENSVALGRDSKVDAGDVLTQTEVDEWLDKHIKANWNISEGDIYGVVSVGGSYSNDSGSHSFTRRITGVSKGRVSADSTDAINGSQLRDYAVKAGTYSIQNNGSLTLTLEDKYGIGEDYQVTIQGLNAGSGQTGNVSIDGDTNIDVTETPDSTTDPGTGGDTENPGTAGDNGQNFEVSMSDNPVFGGHETDEQGHSENGSVTVIGSNGANKIALNENNEGGMTVTSGGHTVNINKGGDGLVNGLTNTTWDWSKYEEGGYKGSDNAATESQLHGAVSGIKTEITNMGDQITNMGSQITNIGNKVGELDSRIDEVGAGAAALAALHPLDFDPDDKWDFAAGYGNYRGENAVAIGAFYRPNEDTMFSVGGTVGNDDNMVNAGVSFKIGQGNGVSTSRVAMAKEIKDLRKELEAMKSAMLDVNAGRRLDTSKLQLFPDVPQNHWAYEYVATLAGNGVIEGYPDGNFDGARPMTRYEFAAMLYKAMLNGAKLSDKILTEFAPELERFTVDVVHKDKDGNPTVERVRVVKRDDAAK from the coding sequence ATGAACAAGATATATAAAATCATTTGGAGCAAAACAAAACAACGGTACGTCGTCGTATCGGAACTGGCCCATAGCTGTGCTAAACGCACGGGGCGGACGCTTGGTAAAAGCGCCGCGGCCTTGATGGCAGTGCTGGCTTTGACGGCTGGCGTGGGAGTTGTGCCGGTGTGGGCAGCAGAAAATGATACATGGACGGGGAGTACTGATAACAATGGAAATTATTCGGCGTATTTAGATGAAGAAAACAATGTTAGCAATCCTTCTACCAATGTAAATAATTTTATTATCGGTGATGGAAATAAGTTAACAGGATTAAGTAATCATCCGACATCTAATAACTCAATATTTGGTAAGCATAATATAATTGACCAAAGTAGTGATAATGTTATTAAAGGAAAAGAGAATAATCTTAAATATCTTGATCAAAGTAAAGTATTTGGCAACGATAATTCATTTATTGGGAATATGAGTAATGATGATGATAGTGTCTTAGTTATAGGGGATAATAACTCTAATAATTCTAATAATAATGCATATCTTACAAATAGTTTTATTATTGGTAGTGATAATGTATGGAAAGGAACAACTCAAAATTCAATAATTCTTGGTAACGATAACTCTTTAAATAGTGGTGATAATTATACTATTATTGGGAATAATATGATGGTTGGTGGAACGTCTAATACCACATCCTCAGTAATGATAGGGAATGAAACGAAAGGTGCACATTCTAATGTTATTATTGGCTATCAGGCAGCCGCGTATAATGATGAAAAAGATACATATGCCAATAATAGTGTTGTCATCGGTACGATGGCTAAAGCTACTGCTAGTAGTACTCTGGTTATTGGTAGATCTTCTGCAGTAAATGCTAGTTATGTTGCTGCATTAGGGAATAGGCTCTCTGTAGGAGATAGTATAGAAAGTGTAGCTGTTGGCGAGTGGGCGACAATTCATGATGAAGCCGATAATGCTATAGCTATCGGCGGTTCTGGTGGAGGATATGTGGAAGGCAGGACAGAAATAAAAGATGGTGCAAAAGCAGCGATTGCTATTGGGGGTTCTGCTACAATTGGAGAAAATGCGGTTCAAGCAATTGCTATTGGTGGGGTTACGTCACCGATGACAACTGCCCCAACAGATATAACGCAAATTAAGGATGGCGCAAGTTATTCTGCCGCATTTGGGTCAGGAGCTAATGTTGGCGTAAATTCAGAACAATCACTTGCCCTAGGATATTTAGCCACAATCGGTGATGAAGTCAATTTTTCTACAACACTTGGGAGTTATTCGTCTGTAAATGCGTTGGGTGGTACGGCTCTTGGGTACAATAGTTCCGTTAATTCTGAAAATAGCGTAGCGTTAGGGCGTGATAGTAAAGTTGATGCTGGAGACGTATTAACTCAAACAGAAGTTGATGAGTGGCTAGATAAACATATTAAAGCAAATTGGAATATTTCTGAGGGAGATATATATGGCGTAGTATCTGTTGGTGGTTCTTATAGCAATGATTCGGGGAGCCATTCATTTACTCGACGTATTACAGGAGTATCGAAAGGCCGCGTTAGTGCCGATTCAACAGATGCTATTAATGGTAGTCAGCTACGCGATTACGCTGTAAAAGCAGGTACATACTCTATTCAAAACAATGGGTCACTAACACTTACTTTAGAAGATAAGTATGGTATTGGAGAGGATTATCAGGTAACAATTCAAGGGTTAAATGCTGGCAGTGGACAAACTGGAAATGTTTCTATTGACGGCGATACAAATATTGACGTTACAGAAACGCCGGATTCGACGACCGATCCGGGAACAGGCGGCGATACAGAAAATCCGGGTACGGCTGGTGACAATGGTCAGAATTTTGAAGTCAGCATGAGCGATAATCCGGTATTCGGCGGTCATGAAACGGATGAGCAAGGTCATTCGGAAAACGGTAGCGTTACCGTTATTGGCAGCAACGGTGCGAATAAAATTGCTCTCAATGAAAATAATGAAGGAGGCATGACCGTTACCAGCGGCGGCCATACGGTCAACATCAATAAAGGCGGCGACGGTCTTGTTAACGGCTTGACGAATACGACATGGGATTGGTCTAAATATGAAGAAGGCGGCTACAAAGGCTCGGACAACGCCGCTACGGAATCGCAGCTCCACGGCGCGGTGTCTGGCATTAAGACGGAAATTACCAATATGGGCGACCAGATCACCAATATGGGAAGTCAAATTACCAACATCGGCAACAAAGTCGGCGAATTAGACAGCCGCATTGACGAAGTCGGCGCAGGAGCAGCTGCCTTGGCAGCCCTTCATCCGCTCGATTTCGACCCCGACGACAAGTGGGATTTTGCCGCAGGCTACGGCAATTACCGCGGTGAAAACGCTGTGGCTATCGGCGCATTCTACCGTCCGAATGAAGACACCATGTTCAGCGTCGGCGGTACTGTCGGCAATGACGACAACATGGTCAATGCCGGTGTGTCCTTCAAGATTGGACAAGGAAACGGCGTATCGACGTCCCGCGTCGCCATGGCTAAGGAAATCAAAGACCTGCGTAAGGAATTGGAAGCCATGAAGTCAGCGATGCTCGACGTCAACGCCGGCCGCAGACTGGATACGTCGAAGCTTCAGCTCTTCCCAGACGTGCCGCAGAACCACTGGGCGTATGAATACGTTGCGACCCTGGCTGGCAACGGCGTCATCGAAGGCTATCCTGACGGGAATTTCGACGGCGCTCGTCCCATGACGCGGTATGAATTTGCAGCTATGTTGTATAAAGCGATGCTCAACGGCGCGAAGTTATCCGATAAGATTTTGACGGAATTTGCGCCTGAATTAGAACGATTCACTGTCGACGTTGTTCACAAAGATAAAGACGGCAACCCGACGGTCGAACGCGTCCGCGTCGTAAAACGGGACGACGCAGCAAAATAA
- a CDS encoding transposase family protein, whose translation MSNFYYIEEMLSLKEAEVTSLEMLEDKQILHLSIPKKEQCCPHCHTRTSRIKDYRSQTVFIAIVNDLPVYAQFRKRRYSCPACYRTFYPSLSFVQPYQRRSQ comes from the coding sequence ATGTCCAATTTTTATTATATCGAAGAAATGCTCTCTTTAAAAGAGGCTGAAGTAACTTCTTTGGAAATGCTGGAAGATAAGCAGATTCTTCATCTGTCTATACCAAAGAAAGAACAGTGCTGTCCGCATTGTCATACCCGTACTTCCCGTATTAAGGATTACCGTTCGCAAACCGTGTTCATTGCCATTGTAAATGACCTTCCCGTATATGCGCAGTTTCGTAAACGGCGGTATAGCTGCCCGGCCTGTTATCGTACCTTCTATCCGTCGCTGTCGTTTGTACAGCCGTATCAGCGCCGTAGCCAGTAA
- a CDS encoding flavodoxin codes for MKYREQNCLIAYFSHAGQNYASGKLVDLTVGNTERVARMIRQYTGGALFHIRRDIPYPYDYKETVAAARQEKADGARPALERQLDSVAPYDVVFLGYPNWCGTMPMAVWTFLESHDFGGKLIMPFCTHEGSGWGTSLQDLHDLCPTATIGQGLTLFGTTILDAEDDVRRWLQQ; via the coding sequence ATGAAGTATAGGGAACAAAATTGTCTCATTGCGTATTTTTCTCACGCCGGCCAAAACTATGCCAGCGGGAAATTAGTCGATCTGACTGTCGGCAATACGGAGCGGGTGGCTCGCATGATACGGCAGTATACGGGAGGCGCGTTGTTCCATATACGGCGCGATATTCCCTATCCGTACGATTATAAAGAAACCGTAGCCGCCGCCAGACAGGAAAAGGCCGATGGCGCCCGCCCGGCTTTGGAACGGCAGCTGGACAGTGTCGCGCCGTATGACGTCGTGTTCCTGGGCTATCCGAACTGGTGCGGCACGATGCCCATGGCCGTGTGGACCTTCCTCGAATCCCATGACTTCGGCGGAAAGCTCATCATGCCCTTCTGCACTCACGAAGGCAGCGGCTGGGGCACCAGCTTGCAGGATTTGCACGATCTGTGCCCGACGGCGACGATCGGGCAGGGACTGACGCTGTTCGGCACGACGATTCTCGATGCCGAAGACGACGTGCGCCGCTGGCTCCAGCAGTAA
- a CDS encoding flavodoxin family protein — MKFAILMGSPRKHGNTAQCLEPFCDELKRGGAEYTLTWLYDKKIEGCHACRGCQKDWSDFNCVIDDDMTAIAADIKDSDVIVLATPIYSWYCTAPMKALLDRCVYGFNKYYGDEVGPALWAGKKVAVFTTCGYKPEHGADLFAEGVRRYCKHSRLRYAGLFAERHLGYKTVFMDEGKAERARAFARQLLQG; from the coding sequence ATGAAGTTTGCGATTTTGATGGGGAGCCCGCGAAAGCACGGCAACACGGCCCAATGTCTGGAGCCCTTCTGCGACGAATTGAAACGGGGCGGCGCAGAATATACGCTGACCTGGCTGTACGACAAAAAGATAGAAGGCTGTCACGCCTGCCGCGGCTGCCAGAAGGACTGGTCTGATTTCAACTGCGTCATCGACGACGATATGACGGCCATCGCTGCCGACATAAAGGACAGCGATGTCATCGTCCTGGCGACGCCTATCTATTCCTGGTACTGCACGGCGCCGATGAAAGCCCTGCTGGACCGCTGCGTATACGGCTTCAATAAATATTACGGCGACGAAGTAGGCCCGGCGCTGTGGGCCGGCAAGAAGGTCGCCGTCTTTACGACCTGCGGCTATAAGCCGGAGCACGGCGCGGACCTCTTCGCCGAAGGCGTACGGCGCTACTGCAAGCATTCCAGGCTCCGCTACGCCGGACTGTTTGCCGAGCGGCATTTGGGATATAAGACCGTGTTCATGGACGAAGGAAAAGCGGAACGCGCCAGAGCCTTTGCCCGGCAGCTGCTGCAGGGATAA
- a CDS encoding LL-diaminopimelate aminotransferase, translated as MAHVNENYLKLPGNYLFATIAKKVEAFSKAHPEANIIRLGIGDVTRPLAPAIIEAMHKAVDEMGKAETFRGYGPEQGYDFLRQAIIDGDYKTRGIDLDIDEVFVGDGAKTDVACIQEIFGSDLKFAVADPVYPVYLDSNVMLGHTGDWNAEKGIYDGVVYLPCTAENGFKAEPPTEDVDIVYLCNPSNPTGTAMSKAELENWVKTAKEKKFIIIYDSAYETYITEPDVPHSIFEIEGAKEVAIELRSYSKCAGFTGTRCSYVVVPKACVGYKADGTAVELNPMWNRRQCTFFNGTPYVIQRAAEAYYSPEGQKQCLADVNYYMENAHIIRDGLVAAGFTVYGATNSPYAWVQTPNGMKSWDFFDLLLEKAHVVTTPGSGFGPHGEGYLRLTAFGTKENTIEAVKRIADLKLFK; from the coding sequence ATGGCTCATGTAAATGAAAATTATTTAAAGCTCCCCGGCAACTATTTATTCGCTACGATTGCGAAAAAAGTAGAAGCCTTTTCTAAAGCGCACCCTGAAGCAAACATCATCCGTCTCGGCATCGGCGACGTAACGCGCCCCCTGGCTCCGGCCATCATCGAAGCGATGCACAAGGCCGTCGACGAAATGGGCAAGGCCGAAACATTCCGCGGCTACGGCCCCGAACAGGGATATGATTTCCTCCGTCAGGCCATCATCGACGGCGACTACAAGACGCGCGGCATCGACCTCGACATCGACGAAGTATTCGTCGGCGACGGCGCAAAGACCGACGTTGCCTGCATTCAGGAAATCTTCGGCAGCGATTTGAAATTCGCCGTAGCCGACCCGGTATACCCGGTTTACCTCGACTCCAACGTCATGCTCGGCCATACGGGCGACTGGAACGCCGAAAAGGGCATTTACGACGGTGTCGTCTATCTCCCCTGCACGGCTGAAAACGGCTTCAAGGCCGAACCGCCGACGGAAGACGTAGACATCGTATACCTGTGCAACCCCAGCAACCCGACGGGCACGGCCATGTCCAAGGCCGAACTGGAAAACTGGGTCAAGACGGCGAAAGAAAAGAAATTCATCATCATCTACGACTCAGCCTATGAAACATATATTACAGAACCGGACGTTCCCCACAGCATTTTTGAAATCGAAGGGGCTAAGGAAGTCGCCATCGAACTGCGTTCGTACTCCAAATGCGCCGGCTTTACGGGCACGCGCTGCTCTTACGTCGTCGTCCCGAAGGCCTGCGTAGGCTATAAAGCCGACGGCACGGCAGTCGAACTGAACCCCATGTGGAACCGCCGCCAGTGCACCTTCTTCAACGGCACGCCTTACGTCATCCAGCGCGCCGCCGAAGCGTACTACAGTCCGGAAGGCCAGAAGCAGTGCCTCGCCGACGTCAACTACTACATGGAAAACGCCCACATCATCCGCGACGGTTTGGTAGCGGCTGGCTTCACGGTATACGGCGCGACGAACTCCCCCTATGCCTGGGTACAGACGCCGAACGGCATGAAGAGCTGGGATTTCTTCGACCTGCTCCTGGAAAAAGCCCACGTCGTCACGACACCGGGCTCCGGCTTCGGACCTCACGGCGAAGGTTACCTGCGCCTGACGGCCTTCGGCACGAAGGAAAACACCATCGAAGCGGTCAAACGTATTGCTGATTTAAAATTATTCAAATAA